From one Gemmobacter sp. genomic stretch:
- a CDS encoding SDR family NAD(P)-dependent oxidoreductase codes for MGALQGKVAIVTGAASGIGRASALLLADRGAAVLAVDRAPEVIDTAGLITGRGGRADAVQADCATEKGVAAFVAQAIRDFGRLDILHANAGILGAFAPTFDEGPDAFAETLRVNLIGPWLAIRAAVPHMGKGGSIICTASVAGQRAGAGGVAYSASKAGVINLVQTTAQLLAGTGIRINAVAPGLVETGMTHALFDAARTRGREGKIGQLNPLRRSGEPAEVAEAVAFLASDAASYVNGQVLAVDGGLGTSHPFAPRPPGS; via the coding sequence ATGGGCGCATTGCAGGGCAAGGTTGCCATTGTCACAGGGGCCGCCAGCGGCATCGGCCGGGCCAGCGCGCTGTTGCTGGCCGACCGGGGCGCCGCGGTACTGGCCGTGGACCGCGCGCCCGAGGTGATCGACACCGCCGGCCTGATCACCGGGCGCGGTGGCCGCGCCGATGCGGTGCAGGCCGACTGCGCGACGGAAAAGGGCGTTGCCGCCTTTGTCGCGCAGGCGATCCGCGATTTCGGGCGGCTGGACATCCTGCATGCCAACGCCGGGATCCTCGGCGCCTTTGCTCCGACCTTTGACGAAGGGCCCGATGCCTTTGCCGAAACGCTGCGGGTGAACCTGATCGGGCCGTGGCTGGCGATCCGGGCGGCGGTGCCGCATATGGGCAAGGGCGGGTCGATCATCTGCACCGCATCGGTCGCCGGGCAGCGGGCGGGGGCGGGGGGCGTCGCCTATTCCGCCTCGAAGGCCGGCGTGATCAACCTGGTCCAGACCACCGCGCAACTGCTGGCGGGAACCGGCATCCGCATCAATGCCGTGGCGCCGGGGCTGGTGGAAACCGGGATGACCCATGCCCTGTTCGATGCCGCCAGGACGCGCGGGCGCGAAGGCAAGATCGGCCAGTTGAATCCCCTTCGCCGGTCGGGAGAGCCGGCCGAGGTGGCCGAGGCGGTGGCCTTTCTGGCCTCGGATGCGGCCAGCTATGTCAACGGGCAGGTGCTGGCGGTGGATGGCGGGCTGGGCACCAGCCACCCCTTTGCCCCCCGCCCGCCGGGAAGCTAG
- the uvrB gene encoding excinuclease ABC subunit UvrB, whose protein sequence is MPHNNTNATGPRPDVLTRPKLEGGRRFVMQTPFKPAGDQPTAIAELVQGVASGEQNQVLLGATGTGKTFTMAKVIEETQRPAIILAPNKTLAAQLYGEFKGFFPDNAVEYFVSYYDYYQPEAYVARTDTYIEKESQINEQIDRMRHSATRALLERDDVIIVASVSCIYGIGSVETYSAMTQDLKVGALYDQREFIRELVAQQYRRNEAAFQRGMFRVRGDVVEIWPAHLEDRAWRFSFFGEELEAITEFDPLTGARTDTFDQIRIYANSHYVTPRPTMQQAIKGIRAELFQRLKQLNDEGKLLEAQRLEQRCNFDLEMLEATGVCNGIENYSRYLTGRAPGEPPPTLFEFIPDNAIVFADESHVSVPQIGGMYKGDYRRKFTLAEHGFRLPSCMDNRPLKFEEWDAMRPQSVFVSATPAKWEMEQAGGVFAEQVIRPTGLLDPPVEIRPVKTQVDDVLDEIRKVAAQGLRVLVTTLTKRMAEDLTEYLHEQGIRIRYMHSDIDTIERIEILRDLRLGAFDVLVGINLLREGLDIPECGLVAILDADKEGFLRSETSLVQTIGRAARNADGRVIMYADSITGSMERAIAETNRRREKQTAYNLEHGITPATVKKNVEDVLAGLWQGDTDQSRITTKVDKPMVGQNLAAHLDALRTQMRKAAENLEFEEAARLRDEVRRLEAVELAVADDPLARQSAVDEAVEEAQQAKGRSTAGRPGQRGGVKRRRR, encoded by the coding sequence ATGCCCCACAACAACACCAATGCCACCGGCCCGCGCCCCGATGTGCTGACCCGCCCCAAGCTGGAAGGCGGGCGGCGGTTCGTCATGCAGACGCCGTTCAAGCCGGCGGGCGACCAGCCCACGGCCATTGCCGAACTGGTGCAGGGGGTGGCGTCGGGCGAACAGAACCAGGTGCTGCTGGGCGCGACCGGCACCGGCAAGACCTTTACCATGGCGAAGGTGATCGAGGAAACGCAGCGCCCCGCCATCATCCTGGCGCCGAACAAGACGCTGGCGGCGCAGTTGTATGGGGAATTCAAGGGGTTCTTTCCCGACAACGCCGTCGAATACTTTGTATCCTACTACGATTACTACCAGCCCGAGGCCTATGTGGCGCGGACCGATACCTATATCGAGAAGGAATCCCAGATCAACGAACAGATCGACCGGATGCGCCATTCGGCCACCCGGGCGCTGCTGGAACGCGATGACGTGATCATCGTTGCCTCGGTGTCGTGCATCTACGGTATCGGCTCGGTCGAGACCTATTCGGCGATGACGCAGGATCTGAAGGTGGGGGCCCTGTATGACCAGCGCGAGTTCATCCGCGAACTGGTCGCCCAGCAATACCGCCGGAACGAGGCGGCGTTCCAGCGCGGCATGTTCCGCGTGCGCGGCGATGTGGTGGAAATCTGGCCAGCCCACCTGGAGGATCGCGCCTGGCGGTTTTCGTTCTTTGGCGAGGAGCTGGAGGCGATCACCGAATTCGATCCGCTGACCGGGGCCAGGACCGATACGTTCGACCAGATCCGCATCTATGCCAACAGCCACTATGTGACGCCCCGCCCGACCATGCAGCAGGCGATCAAGGGCATTCGGGCCGAGCTGTTCCAGCGGCTGAAACAGCTGAACGACGAAGGCAAGCTGCTGGAGGCGCAGCGGCTGGAACAGCGCTGCAACTTCGATCTGGAAATGCTCGAGGCGACCGGCGTCTGCAACGGGATCGAGAATTATTCGCGCTATCTGACCGGCCGGGCGCCGGGCGAACCGCCGCCCACGCTGTTCGAATTCATCCCCGACAATGCCATCGTGTTCGCTGATGAATCCCACGTTTCGGTGCCGCAGATCGGCGGCATGTACAAGGGCGACTATCGGCGCAAGTTCACGCTGGCCGAACACGGCTTCCGCCTGCCCAGCTGCATGGACAACCGGCCCCTGAAGTTCGAGGAATGGGACGCGATGCGCCCGCAGTCGGTGTTCGTCTCGGCGACGCCGGCCAAGTGGGAAATGGAACAGGCCGGCGGCGTGTTCGCCGAACAGGTGATCCGCCCCACCGGCCTGCTGGATCCGCCGGTCGAGATCCGCCCGGTCAAGACCCAGGTCGATGATGTGCTGGACGAAATCCGCAAGGTCGCCGCCCAGGGGCTGCGCGTGCTGGTCACCACCCTGACCAAGCGCATGGCCGAGGATCTGACGGAATACCTGCACGAACAGGGCATCCGCATCCGCTATATGCACAGCGACATCGACACCATCGAGCGCATCGAGATTCTGCGCGACCTGCGGCTGGGGGCCTTCGACGTGCTGGTCGGCATCAACCTGCTGCGCGAGGGGCTGGACATTCCCGAATGCGGGCTGGTGGCGATTCTGGATGCCGACAAGGAAGGCTTCCTGCGGTCGGAAACCAGCCTTGTGCAGACCATCGGCCGGGCCGCCCGCAATGCCGATGGCCGGGTGATCATGTATGCCGACAGCATCACCGGCAGCATGGAACGCGCCATCGCCGAAACCAACCGGCGCCGCGAAAAGCAGACAGCCTACAACCTGGAACACGGCATCACGCCCGCGACGGTAAAGAAGAACGTCGAGGATGTGTTGGCGGGCCTGTGGCAAGGCGATACCGATCAAAGCCGGATCACCACCAAGGTCGACAAGCCGATGGTGGGCCAGAACCTGGCCGCCCATCTGGACGCGCTGCGCACCCAGATGCGCAAGGCTGCCGAAAACCTGGAGTTTGAGGAGGCCGCGCGCCTGCGCGACGAGGTCAGGCGGCTGGAGGCTGTGGAACTGGCCGTGGCCGACGATCCGCTTGCGCGACAGTCTGCGGTCGACGAGGCCGTGGAAGAGGCGCAGCAGGCGAAGGGCCGCTCGACGGCCGGGCGGCCGGGGCAGCGCGGCGGGGTGAAACGGCGTCGGCGTTAG
- the mnmD gene encoding tRNA (5-methylaminomethyl-2-thiouridine)(34)-methyltransferase MnmD, producing the protein MVADNGLEWKEGGVPVSCRFDDPYFSLGNGLAETRHVFLDGNGLPGRFRPGFHVAELGFGTGLNMLAALVSWRAAGVAGPLRFTSFEGFPLEATDIARALQAFPEAEAVAAPFLAQWAQGARHIRMEGLEAEVIVGDVRQTLPVWQGRADAWFLDGFSPAKNPEMWGDALMAEVAAHTNPHGGFATYTAAGHVRRALQAAGFQVERRPGFGHKRHMSVGRLG; encoded by the coding sequence ATGGTCGCAGACAACGGGCTGGAATGGAAAGAGGGCGGCGTTCCGGTCTCGTGCCGGTTCGACGATCCGTATTTCAGCCTGGGCAACGGGCTGGCGGAAACCCGGCATGTGTTTCTGGACGGCAACGGCCTGCCGGGGCGGTTCCGGCCGGGGTTCCATGTGGCGGAACTGGGCTTTGGCACCGGGCTGAACATGCTGGCGGCGCTGGTCTCTTGGCGGGCGGCGGGCGTGGCGGGGCCGCTGCGGTTTACCAGTTTCGAGGGCTTTCCGCTGGAGGCCACCGACATCGCCCGCGCCCTGCAGGCGTTCCCCGAGGCCGAGGCGGTGGCGGCGCCGTTTCTGGCGCAATGGGCGCAGGGCGCGCGGCATATCCGCATGGAGGGGCTGGAGGCCGAGGTGATCGTGGGCGATGTGCGCCAGACCCTGCCCGTCTGGCAGGGTCGCGCCGATGCCTGGTTCCTGGACGGCTTTTCCCCCGCCAAGAACCCCGAGATGTGGGGCGATGCGCTGATGGCCGAGGTGGCAGCCCATACAAATCCGCATGGCGGGTTTGCGACCTATACCGCTGCCGGACATGTGCGCCGGGCCTTGCAGGCGGCCGGCTTTCAGGTAGAGCGTCGGCCGGGATTCGGGCACAAGCGCCACATGAGTGTGGGCAGGCTGGGGTGA
- a CDS encoding DMT family transporter, translating into MTAADNRAGIWLMIGAVASLTVQDGLSRHLAGEYTVWQTIMIRYWFFAAFVLLLAWRQPQGLRAAVATRLPGLHLARAVLHISEICLIVASFTLIGLINTHAIFAICPLIVAALSGPLLGERVGLARWLAIGAGFGGILIILRPGGDLFTPLAVLALASAALFALYSVLTRLATRQEASFPAFFWSGILGAVMMTAVGIWFWEPMPLADWGLTVANGVFAILSNWLVIRCYTRAEANVVQPFAYLQLVFVMLMGVAVFGEPLEAATLIGAAIVVGAGLVTLVNVGGRRTSRQTHGA; encoded by the coding sequence ATGACCGCCGCGGACAATCGCGCAGGCATCTGGCTGATGATCGGCGCGGTAGCCAGCCTGACCGTGCAGGACGGGCTGTCGCGGCATCTGGCCGGCGAATACACCGTCTGGCAGACCATCATGATCCGCTACTGGTTCTTTGCGGCCTTCGTGCTGCTGCTGGCCTGGCGGCAGCCGCAGGGGTTGCGCGCCGCGGTGGCCACGCGCTTGCCGGGGCTGCACCTGGCGCGGGCGGTGCTGCATATTTCGGAAATCTGCCTGATCGTGGCCAGCTTTACCCTGATCGGGCTGATCAACACCCATGCGATCTTTGCCATCTGCCCGCTGATCGTGGCTGCGCTTTCCGGCCCCCTGCTGGGCGAGCGGGTGGGGCTGGCGCGGTGGCTGGCCATCGGGGCGGGGTTCGGCGGGATCCTGATCATTCTGCGGCCGGGGGGCGATCTGTTTACGCCGCTGGCGGTGCTGGCGCTGGCATCGGCGGCGCTGTTTGCGCTGTATTCGGTGCTGACCCGGCTGGCGACGCGGCAAGAGGCGTCGTTTCCCGCCTTTTTCTGGTCGGGCATCCTGGGCGCGGTGATGATGACCGCGGTCGGGATCTGGTTCTGGGAACCCATGCCGCTGGCGGATTGGGGCCTGACGGTGGCGAATGGCGTATTCGCCATTCTGTCGAACTGGCTGGTCATCCGCTGCTACACCCGGGCCGAGGCGAATGTGGTGCAACCCTTTGCCTATCTGCAACTGGTGTTTGTCATGCTGATGGGGGTCGCCGTGTTTGGCGAACCGCTGGAGGCGGCAACGCTGATCGGGGCGGCCATCGTGGTGGGCGCCGGACTGGTGACGCTGGTCAACGTTGGTGGCCGGCGGACTTCACGACAGACACACGGGGCCTGA
- a CDS encoding carbon-nitrogen hydrolase family protein encodes MSAPFKVAVAQIASLPTDSLATAEKAAATLRQAAAEGARLVVFPEALIGGYPKGASFGAPIGMRKPEGREAYARYHAAAIDLDGPEVAVIAEATAETGAFAVVGVIERDGGTVYCTALYFDGAKGLVGKHRKLMPTAGERLIWGFGDGSTMPVFKTDFGTIGAVICWENYMPALRMHMYHQGVTLYCAPTADDRDTWIGTMQHIALEGRCFVLTACQHITRAAYPDDHESALGDDPDLVMMRGGSAIVSPLGKVIAGPDFSGETVLYATLDPVDVARGKYDFDCTGHYARPDVFQLTVDTKPKKPVREA; translated from the coding sequence ATGTCTGCCCCGTTCAAGGTCGCCGTTGCCCAGATCGCCTCGTTGCCGACCGACAGCCTCGCCACCGCTGAAAAAGCCGCCGCCACCCTGCGGCAGGCTGCTGCCGAGGGCGCCCGGCTGGTTGTGTTCCCCGAGGCGCTGATCGGCGGCTACCCCAAGGGCGCCAGCTTCGGCGCCCCCATCGGCATGCGCAAGCCCGAAGGGCGCGAGGCCTATGCCCGCTACCACGCGGCCGCCATCGACCTTGACGGGCCCGAGGTTGCCGTGATCGCCGAGGCTACGGCGGAAACCGGCGCCTTTGCCGTGGTCGGCGTGATCGAGCGCGATGGCGGCACGGTCTATTGCACCGCATTGTATTTCGATGGTGCCAAGGGGCTGGTCGGCAAGCACCGCAAGCTGATGCCCACCGCAGGCGAGCGGCTGATCTGGGGTTTTGGCGACGGATCCACCATGCCGGTGTTCAAGACCGATTTCGGCACCATCGGCGCGGTGATCTGCTGGGAAAACTACATGCCGGCCTTGCGGATGCACATGTATCATCAGGGCGTCACGCTGTATTGCGCGCCGACGGCCGATGATCGTGACACCTGGATCGGCACCATGCAGCATATCGCGCTGGAGGGGCGCTGCTTCGTGCTGACTGCCTGCCAGCACATCACCCGCGCCGCCTATCCCGACGATCATGAATCCGCGCTGGGCGACGACCCCGATCTGGTGATGATGCGCGGGGGATCGGCCATCGTCTCGCCGCTGGGCAAGGTGATCGCAGGGCCGGATTTCAGCGGGGAAACCGTGCTTTACGCCACGCTCGATCCGGTGGACGTGGCGCGTGGCAAGTATGATTTCGACTGCACGGGCCATTATGCCCGCCCCGACGTGTTCCAGCTGACCGTCGATACCAAACCGAAAAAGCCGGTACGCGAGGCATGA
- a CDS encoding flavin reductase family protein: MRFDYDKLGPGIGYKLMTATVTPRPIAWVSTLGKSGVVNAAPYSFFNAMGHTPPTLALGLLADPVKGFKDTARNILDTGEFVVNLVPERLAEQMNVTCIDAPAEVSELDLARLTPAPSTHIRPPRIAESPVSFECVTLSAVVTGPQQTVVIGRILAVHIDDAFVIDADRGHVDTPALGLIGRMHGAGWYARTGDMFQLDRPVWPPKG, translated from the coding sequence ATGAGGTTCGATTACGATAAGCTTGGCCCCGGCATCGGCTACAAGCTGATGACGGCCACCGTCACCCCGCGCCCGATCGCCTGGGTCTCGACCCTGGGAAAATCGGGGGTGGTCAATGCGGCGCCCTACAGTTTCTTCAACGCCATGGGGCATACGCCGCCCACGCTGGCGCTGGGGCTGCTGGCCGATCCGGTCAAGGGGTTCAAGGATACGGCGCGCAATATCCTCGATACCGGGGAATTCGTGGTGAACCTGGTGCCCGAGCGGCTGGCCGAACAGATGAACGTCACCTGCATCGACGCCCCGGCCGAGGTGTCGGAGCTGGATCTGGCCCGGCTGACCCCGGCGCCCAGCACGCATATCCGGCCGCCGCGCATTGCCGAAAGCCCGGTCAGCTTTGAATGCGTCACCCTGTCGGCCGTGGTGACGGGGCCGCAGCAGACGGTGGTGATCGGCCGGATCCTTGCGGTGCATATCGACGATGCCTTTGTGATCGACGCGGATCGCGGGCATGTCGATACGCCGGCGCTGGGGCTGATCGGGCGGATGCATGGCGCAGGCTGGTATGCCCGGACGGGCGACATGTTCCAGCTGGACCGCCCGGTCTGGCCGCCCAAGGGGTAG
- a CDS encoding DMT family transporter: MAVQNTKLGIWLMVATTLVFAIQDGFSRHLAETYNVWMVITVRYWFFAAFVIAVAMRHPLGLRATTRSAFPLVQAGRGVLLAFEICVAVWAFATLGLINAHALFAAYPLLIAALSGPVLGEKVGWRRWTAIGIGFVGVLVILRPGFAVFAPEALIAVLAALMFALYGLVTRYVGQKDSAAVSLFWAGITGAVVLTPLGIWFWEPLAPRDWIYMAIICCTGVFSHWLMIRAYEVAEASAIQPFAYLQLVFVSVIGVTIFNEVIQPNVLAGALIVVGAGVFTIWRSGKVARQG; encoded by the coding sequence ATGGCGGTTCAGAACACGAAACTCGGCATCTGGCTGATGGTGGCCACGACGCTGGTCTTTGCCATTCAGGACGGGTTTTCCCGCCATCTGGCGGAAACCTACAATGTCTGGATGGTGATTACCGTTCGCTACTGGTTCTTTGCGGCCTTTGTCATCGCGGTGGCGATGCGGCATCCGCTGGGATTGCGGGCGACGACGCGGTCGGCCTTTCCGTTGGTGCAGGCAGGGCGCGGGGTGCTGCTGGCGTTCGAGATTTGCGTGGCGGTCTGGGCCTTTGCCACGCTGGGGCTGATCAATGCCCATGCGCTGTTCGCCGCCTATCCGCTGCTGATTGCCGCGCTGTCCGGGCCGGTGCTGGGCGAAAAGGTGGGCTGGCGGCGCTGGACGGCGATTGGCATCGGCTTTGTCGGAGTGCTGGTCATTCTGCGGCCGGGCTTTGCCGTTTTCGCCCCCGAGGCGCTGATCGCCGTTTTGGCTGCGCTGATGTTCGCGCTGTATGGCCTGGTCACCCGCTATGTCGGGCAAAAGGACAGTGCCGCCGTGTCGCTGTTCTGGGCCGGCATCACCGGGGCGGTGGTGCTGACGCCGCTGGGCATCTGGTTCTGGGAACCGCTGGCGCCGCGCGACTGGATTTACATGGCGATCATCTGCTGCACCGGCGTGTTCAGCCACTGGCTGATGATCCGCGCCTACGAGGTGGCCGAGGCCAGCGCGATCCAGCCCTTTGCCTATCTGCAACTGGTGTTCGTGTCGGTCATCGGCGTCACGATCTTCAACGAGGTGATCCAGCCCAACGTGCTGGCTGGCGCGCTGATCGTGGTGGGGGCGGGGGTGTTCACCATCTGGCGTAGCGGCAAGGTGGCCAGGCAGGGCTGA
- a CDS encoding FAD-binding oxidoreductase: MSDLTILGAGIFGLSCAWAAARRGARVQVIDRGGPGAGASGGLVGALAPHAPEGWAPAKALQLEALLLAPDWWAGVTSAAGLPTGYARTGRVQPLKDARALDQAQARAMGAQILWQGQATWQVRPADRPGDPVSPSGMVAADTLTARLHPRMALAALVAAIRTSGGKVERTGTLKGPVIHATGAAGLRELSAAVGQPVGRGEKGQALSLAFDARDWPQIYAPGLHVVFHADGSTAIGSTSERDYDRPDTTDAQLDALHARALEVLPALKGAPVLARWAGERPRAASRTVLLDVWPGRPGHFIANGGFKTGFAMAPLAAGVLVDLVLDGRDRIPDDWRLPGMAG, translated from the coding sequence ATGAGCGACCTGACCATCCTTGGCGCCGGCATCTTCGGCCTGTCCTGCGCATGGGCGGCGGCGCGGCGCGGCGCGCGGGTGCAGGTGATCGACCGGGGCGGGCCCGGGGCCGGCGCCTCGGGCGGGCTGGTGGGCGCGCTGGCACCCCATGCGCCCGAAGGCTGGGCCCCTGCCAAGGCCCTGCAACTGGAGGCGCTGTTGCTGGCGCCCGACTGGTGGGCAGGGGTCACCAGCGCTGCGGGCCTGCCCACGGGCTATGCCCGCACCGGCCGGGTGCAACCGTTGAAGGATGCCCGCGCACTGGATCAGGCGCAAGCCCGCGCCATGGGCGCACAGATCTTGTGGCAGGGGCAGGCAACGTGGCAGGTCCGGCCCGCAGACCGCCCCGGCGATCCGGTCAGCCCCAGCGGCATGGTGGCGGCAGATACGCTGACCGCCCGCCTGCATCCGCGCATGGCGCTGGCCGCGCTGGTGGCGGCGATCCGTACCAGCGGTGGCAAGGTCGAACGGACCGGCACGCTCAAAGGCCCCGTGATCCACGCGACCGGCGCTGCCGGGCTGCGCGAGCTGTCGGCCGCAGTCGGCCAGCCGGTCGGGCGCGGGGAAAAGGGGCAGGCGCTGTCCCTGGCCTTTGACGCGCGCGACTGGCCGCAGATCTATGCGCCGGGGCTGCATGTCGTGTTCCATGCCGATGGCTCCACGGCCATCGGATCAACATCGGAACGCGATTATGACCGGCCCGACACCACCGATGCGCAGCTGGATGCCCTGCACGCCCGCGCGCTGGAGGTGCTGCCGGCGCTGAAGGGTGCCCCGGTGCTGGCCCGCTGGGCCGGCGAACGCCCCCGCGCCGCCAGCCGCACGGTGCTGCTGGATGTCTGGCCCGGCCGGCCCGGCCATTTCATCGCCAATGGCGGGTTCAAGACCGGCTTTGCCATGGCTCCGCTGGCCGCCGGCGTGCTGGTGGATCTGGTGCTGGATGGCCGGGACCGGATCCCGGACGACTGGCGTTTGCCTGGCATGGCGGGGTGA